One window from the genome of Paenibacillus azoreducens encodes:
- a CDS encoding ABC transporter substrate-binding protein, with the protein MKDAKRKWGLLPAALLLVLAVGCSSSGSSTSSGSSPKETDSKPAPAKDSGDKGAATTAKKTITITYRDDGSGEKGTLYKWIKDISTEYPNKDVEIKPTPIQASEGDYFAKIALALKSKDTAPDIVTEDTFMLNSDASAGFLEPIDDRLKGWEDWSNGSFIEAMKKGVTASDGKVYGVPYNTDSRGLWYNKEIFKKVGLPEDWKPKSWDEVLNAARTIKDKAGSDVVPMWMNLGKATGEATSMQTYEMLLYGTGERLYDDASKKWIVKSQGINDALTFIETISKEKLGPPLSKVLNGQAGNTANREYLPKGKLAISLDGSWITGNYLDNGAAPWPEYKDVLGFAPMPTSKGQAPGTITLAGGWALSIPSNAQHKDEAWDFIKFALNKENTKKLVISSGNITVRADVAKDPEYTKMPFNEIATEYLKNAEFRPAQDKYPEVSTQIQTMVETVATGTKAEDAAKKYAQDVTRIVGQNHTLEK; encoded by the coding sequence ATGAAGGATGCAAAAAGAAAATGGGGGCTGCTGCCCGCGGCATTGTTGTTGGTTCTGGCGGTCGGCTGTTCCAGCTCGGGTTCAAGCACAAGCTCAGGTTCAAGTCCCAAGGAAACGGACAGCAAACCCGCTCCTGCCAAAGATAGTGGTGACAAAGGCGCAGCGACGACTGCAAAGAAAACGATTACGATTACCTATCGCGATGACGGATCAGGCGAGAAAGGGACATTGTACAAATGGATCAAAGACATTTCTACTGAGTATCCCAATAAGGATGTCGAGATCAAACCGACGCCGATCCAGGCTTCGGAGGGAGATTATTTCGCCAAAATCGCGCTGGCTCTCAAATCGAAGGATACTGCGCCGGATATCGTAACCGAAGATACCTTCATGCTGAATTCGGATGCAAGCGCCGGTTTCCTTGAACCGATCGATGACAGGCTGAAAGGTTGGGAGGACTGGAGCAACGGCTCGTTTATCGAGGCGATGAAAAAGGGCGTTACCGCTAGTGACGGCAAAGTATATGGTGTTCCGTACAATACCGATTCGCGGGGGCTTTGGTACAATAAAGAGATTTTTAAGAAAGTAGGCCTGCCAGAGGATTGGAAGCCGAAATCATGGGATGAGGTGTTGAATGCGGCCAGAACAATCAAGGACAAAGCAGGCAGCGATGTCGTTCCGATGTGGATGAATCTCGGCAAAGCAACGGGGGAAGCAACCTCGATGCAGACATACGAAATGCTGCTGTACGGAACGGGGGAACGGCTTTATGATGACGCAAGCAAAAAATGGATCGTCAAAAGCCAAGGCATCAACGACGCCCTGACCTTCATTGAGACGATTTCCAAAGAGAAGCTGGGCCCGCCGCTCTCCAAAGTCCTGAACGGTCAGGCAGGCAATACCGCAAACCGTGAATACTTGCCGAAAGGCAAGCTTGCGATCTCGCTGGACGGATCCTGGATCACGGGCAATTATTTGGACAATGGAGCTGCTCCGTGGCCGGAATACAAAGATGTCCTCGGATTCGCGCCGATGCCGACAAGCAAAGGGCAGGCTCCGGGCACGATTACACTGGCTGGCGGCTGGGCGCTTTCCATTCCAAGCAATGCGCAGCATAAAGATGAGGCCTGGGATTTTATCAAATTCGCTTTGAACAAAGAAAACACAAAAAAGCTCGTCATTTCGTCCGGAAATATTACGGTACGGGCCGATGTAGCCAAAGATCCGGAATATACCAAAATGCCGTTTAATGAAATCGCGACGGAATATTTGAAAAATGCCGAGTTTAGACCGGCCCAGGATAAATATCCGGAAGTGTCCACTCAAATTCAAACGATGGTCGAAACTGTGGCTACCGGCACTAAAGCGGAAGACGCCGCCAAGAAATATGCACAGGATGTGACCCGAATCGTCGGTCAGAATCATACGTTGGAAAAATGA
- a CDS encoding carbohydrate ABC transporter permease → MGGVPISTPYWRRKNITWIYFLLPSIAIMLLFFIYPILLTFFYSFTNLALTGEAAKELQFVGLDNYTRMFQDPTVRVSIWNTLVFLIGSAVIGQQVLGFLIALLMKHKNKTFRRIIGTVVLAGWVTPEIVCALCLYSFFGDEGTLNAIITSLGISPVTWLYTVPMLTVILANIWHGTAFSMLVFQAALDDVPSEIEEAAVVDGASKLQILFRITIPYIKETITTNMMLVTLQTLGVFGLIYAMTGGGPGTATMTLPIFMYNQAFVNYQLGYGTAISLLLLLLGIVLSLFYIRSLKE, encoded by the coding sequence ATGGGAGGAGTGCCTATTTCAACTCCGTATTGGAGACGGAAAAACATCACCTGGATTTATTTTCTGCTGCCGTCCATCGCCATCATGCTGCTGTTTTTCATTTATCCGATCCTGCTCACTTTTTTCTATTCCTTTACGAACCTTGCACTAACCGGGGAAGCGGCCAAGGAACTGCAATTTGTCGGATTGGATAACTACACCCGGATGTTTCAGGACCCGACAGTACGGGTCAGCATCTGGAATACGCTTGTATTTCTGATCGGTTCGGCGGTGATTGGACAGCAGGTGCTCGGTTTTCTGATCGCCCTGCTCATGAAGCACAAAAACAAGACGTTTCGGCGCATCATCGGGACCGTCGTTTTGGCCGGATGGGTTACGCCTGAAATTGTGTGCGCTCTATGCTTGTACAGTTTTTTCGGCGATGAAGGCACGCTGAACGCAATCATTACGTCTTTGGGCATCTCGCCCGTCACCTGGCTTTACACCGTTCCGATGCTGACGGTCATACTCGCCAACATTTGGCATGGTACCGCATTTTCCATGCTGGTTTTTCAGGCGGCACTTGATGATGTACCCAGTGAAATCGAAGAGGCAGCCGTCGTGGACGGCGCATCCAAGCTGCAAATTTTGTTCCGGATCACCATTCCGTATATCAAGGAAACGATCACGACGAATATGATGCTCGTCACGCTGCAAACGCTGGGCGTTTTTGGCCTCATTTACGCCATGACAGGGGGCGGACCGGGAACGGCAACAATGACTCTGCCGATCTTTATGTACAACCAGGCTTTCGTGAACTACCAGCTCGGTTATGGAACCGCCATTTCGCTCCTGCTTCTGCTGCTTGGCATCGTGCTTAGTCTGTTCTATATCCGTTCGTTAAAAGAGTAA
- a CDS encoding carbohydrate ABC transporter permease, whose product MNTKQRKLIYRILPYVILAFIGICFLLPLLWVLVASVDPNAMQSLKMPKQLTAGNYADVLTSSENQRSFVIGLLMSLGQAVIVVLLAVLAAYPLSRYQLKFKKPFMLTILFMTSLPITAVMVPVYQLFLSLKLYDNNVGVVLFYVASSMPYGIWMIKNFMDSVPEDLEEAAWVDGASVITGIRKIIAPLMVPGICTVAIFTFSGSWGNFFVPYILLQTPEKFPASLKLYQFFGQYGMVDYGRLAAFSVLYAIPSIMLYILSQRFMSKGFSMQGGTKG is encoded by the coding sequence ATGAACACGAAACAGCGCAAGCTCATATACCGAATCCTGCCTTATGTCATTTTAGCGTTTATCGGGATCTGTTTTCTGCTGCCGCTTTTGTGGGTGCTGGTAGCATCCGTCGACCCCAATGCGATGCAATCGCTGAAAATGCCCAAGCAGTTAACCGCCGGGAACTATGCGGATGTGCTCACCAGCAGCGAGAATCAGCGCTCTTTTGTCATCGGCCTTTTGATGTCGCTTGGTCAAGCCGTCATCGTGGTTTTGCTCGCAGTATTGGCGGCGTATCCGTTGTCCCGTTATCAGCTGAAATTCAAAAAGCCGTTTATGCTGACCATTCTATTTATGACTTCGCTGCCGATTACAGCCGTGATGGTGCCTGTGTACCAGCTGTTTTTGAGCTTGAAGCTGTATGACAACAATGTCGGGGTGGTGCTCTTTTATGTCGCTTCGTCCATGCCGTACGGAATCTGGATGATCAAAAACTTCATGGATTCCGTTCCCGAAGATTTGGAGGAGGCGGCATGGGTGGACGGAGCATCGGTGATTACCGGCATCAGGAAAATCATCGCGCCGCTCATGGTACCCGGTATCTGCACGGTTGCGATTTTTACCTTCTCGGGCAGTTGGGGCAATTTTTTCGTCCCCTACATTTTGCTGCAAACACCGGAGAAATTCCCCGCTTCCCTGAAGTTGTATCAGTTTTTTGGTCAATACGGCATGGTGGATTACGGTAGGTTGGCGGCGTTTTCCGTGCTTTATGCCATACCGTCGATCATGCTGTATATTCTTTCTCAGCGATTTATGTCCAAAGGATTCAGCATGCAGGGCGGAACGAAAGGGTAA
- a CDS encoding alkaline phosphatase, translating into MRKKWITGICASLLSVSLMALCQGAAFAEGNSAALKEGNGKEVKNVILFITDGMSLSDVNLARWYQGGKPLEMDKHFSGLVRTYATDSLTTDSAAGATAYATGHKAKSETVSILPDKTTMPYIDKVPQQDMNKPLPTLVDAARLSGKSTGVVFTCELTDATPATFLSHAYSRENAESIAEQMVYSGVDILLGGGADYLVPGNGKMNRKDGEDLTKALKANGYEYVTTKKELMNSKTGKLWGLFNKEALDADFDLDPQQQPSLKEMTETAINKLSQNDQGFFLMVEASQIDWFGHDNDPVGIISETLAFDRAFKAAVDFAEKDGHTAVLSVSDHATGGLNMTNYDTAKDLMAVLNKAKHTSYGIEGKINEKNFKQVLAEEYGLNDLTKEETVAVRKGLKDNLSPVIGSMLGKRIGISFSTEDHTSEEVGLFAYHPNNYKPTDYAHSGVVQNIDVNKYIQEITGLQLAPLEKSLFVSAGKFTEKGAEVALDKSDKKNPVVVVKKGGQLLKLPIDKNIAVMDGKTIKLNALTVIIQNKIWVSQDAVDLIR; encoded by the coding sequence TTGCGAAAAAAGTGGATTACGGGGATATGCGCCAGCTTGCTGTCCGTCAGCCTAATGGCTTTATGCCAAGGGGCGGCATTTGCTGAAGGAAACTCTGCGGCTTTAAAGGAAGGCAACGGCAAGGAAGTGAAAAACGTCATTCTCTTCATCACGGACGGGATGAGCCTGTCGGATGTGAACCTGGCACGTTGGTATCAGGGGGGAAAACCGCTGGAGATGGATAAGCACTTTAGCGGGCTTGTCAGGACGTATGCGACGGATTCGCTGACCACGGATTCGGCTGCCGGGGCTACGGCCTATGCAACGGGGCATAAAGCCAAAAGCGAGACGGTTTCCATTTTGCCGGATAAAACGACCATGCCCTATATCGATAAGGTTCCGCAGCAGGATATGAACAAACCTTTACCGACGTTGGTGGACGCCGCGAGGTTAAGCGGAAAAAGCACGGGCGTCGTGTTCACTTGCGAGTTGACGGATGCGACACCGGCTACCTTTTTGAGCCATGCGTATTCGCGCGAAAATGCAGAATCCATTGCGGAGCAGATGGTGTATAGCGGTGTCGATATTCTGCTCGGCGGGGGAGCGGATTACTTGGTTCCGGGAAATGGGAAAATGAACCGCAAAGACGGGGAAGATCTCACCAAAGCGCTTAAAGCCAATGGATATGAATATGTGACAACCAAAAAGGAGCTCATGAACAGCAAAACCGGCAAACTATGGGGGCTGTTTAACAAGGAAGCGCTCGACGCCGATTTTGATCTCGATCCACAGCAGCAGCCATCATTAAAAGAAATGACGGAAACGGCGATCAACAAGCTTTCGCAAAATGATCAAGGTTTTTTTCTGATGGTGGAAGCCAGCCAGATCGATTGGTTCGGACATGACAATGACCCGGTCGGCATTATCAGCGAGACGTTGGCTTTTGACAGAGCATTTAAGGCAGCGGTTGATTTTGCCGAAAAAGACGGGCATACCGCCGTTTTATCCGTTTCCGACCACGCGACCGGCGGGCTGAATATGACCAATTACGACACGGCCAAGGATTTAATGGCGGTTCTTAACAAAGCGAAACATACCAGCTATGGCATCGAAGGCAAGATCAATGAGAAAAATTTCAAGCAAGTACTTGCCGAAGAATACGGTCTGAACGATCTGACCAAAGAAGAAACCGTAGCGGTGCGGAAAGGACTCAAAGATAATTTGTCGCCCGTCATAGGCAGCATGTTAGGAAAACGGATCGGCATCAGTTTCTCGACCGAGGACCATACGTCGGAAGAAGTCGGCCTCTTTGCTTACCACCCGAATAACTATAAACCTACGGATTATGCGCATAGCGGGGTAGTTCAGAATATCGACGTCAATAAATACATTCAGGAGATTACCGGTTTGCAGTTAGCTCCGCTGGAGAAGAGCTTGTTTGTATCCGCGGGGAAGTTTACGGAGAAGGGGGCGGAAGTCGCCCTCGACAAGTCGGATAAAAAGAACCCGGTCGTTGTGGTCAAAAAAGGCGGGCAATTGCTAAAGCTTCCGATCGATAAAAATATTGCCGTCATGGACGGAAAAACAATCAAACTGAACGCGCTCACCGTCATAATTCAGAACAAGATATGGGTATCTCAGGATGCGGTTGATTTAATCCGGTAA
- a CDS encoding DUF1697 domain-containing protein yields the protein MTIYAALLRGINVGGHNKIKMAELRSVLENAGCKQVQTYIQSGNVVLASDLDADSLRELIEKEISGAFGLNIPVIIRSSTDFAAIMQQCPYDEPSLQEGESIHVSMLSGVPAAEGMERLAAVERGIDEYQIIGADLYLLARNKFNESKLAGSLTKLGTPGTVRNWNTMKKLASMLNALEN from the coding sequence ATGACCATATACGCAGCTTTACTCCGCGGCATTAATGTTGGCGGACATAACAAAATTAAGATGGCTGAGCTAAGAAGCGTTCTCGAAAATGCCGGATGCAAGCAGGTTCAAACCTACATCCAAAGCGGAAATGTCGTATTGGCCTCAGATCTGGATGCCGATTCCTTGCGGGAACTCATCGAAAAAGAAATCAGCGGCGCATTCGGACTCAATATTCCCGTGATCATCCGCAGCAGCACGGATTTTGCGGCGATTATGCAGCAGTGCCCCTATGATGAACCCTCGCTTCAGGAAGGCGAATCCATCCACGTATCGATGCTATCTGGCGTTCCCGCTGCCGAAGGCATGGAGCGTTTGGCTGCAGTTGAACGCGGCATTGACGAGTACCAAATTATCGGCGCGGATTTGTATCTGCTTGCACGCAACAAATTTAACGAATCCAAGCTAGCCGGCAGCTTAACCAAACTGGGCACGCCCGGAACGGTGCGCAACTGGAATACGATGAAGAAGCTGGCAAGCATGCTTAATGCCCTTGAAAATTAA
- a CDS encoding PadR family transcriptional regulator, translated as MNKQSDTNGNLDAESKNPLEEEFDLTPTAWTILGFLSLQPRSGYEIREAAKRSVHFFWGVSDGQLYPQLKVLESLKLIEAPHGAEGPRSRQRWQLTARGREALRSWLAAPSAHIQIRDENLVKFLFASLEGPEFLLHLIRERRASFEWFRNTMEAVQPGSFWDDPENASRLTGPAMLKRYGIEFAETVLNWCDQAEEALLSDPNTSSLNSGRK; from the coding sequence TTGAATAAACAAAGCGATACAAACGGGAACTTGGATGCCGAATCAAAAAATCCTTTGGAGGAGGAATTCGATTTAACCCCGACCGCATGGACGATTTTGGGGTTTCTATCTTTGCAGCCGCGAAGCGGTTACGAAATCCGGGAGGCCGCGAAACGGTCCGTTCATTTTTTCTGGGGAGTTAGTGACGGGCAGCTCTACCCTCAGCTCAAGGTGCTTGAATCCCTTAAGCTGATTGAAGCGCCCCACGGGGCCGAAGGACCTCGCTCCCGTCAGCGGTGGCAGCTCACGGCCAGAGGCCGGGAAGCCCTTCGAAGCTGGCTGGCCGCCCCGTCTGCGCATATTCAGATCCGGGATGAAAATCTCGTTAAATTTTTGTTTGCCAGCCTGGAAGGACCGGAATTTTTGCTGCATTTGATCCGTGAACGCCGGGCAAGCTTCGAATGGTTCCGTAATACGATGGAAGCCGTGCAGCCCGGCAGTTTTTGGGACGATCCGGAGAATGCTTCAAGGCTCACCGGTCCGGCCATGCTTAAGCGTTACGGCATAGAGTTTGCCGAGACCGTATTAAACTGGTGCGATCAGGCCGAAGAAGCTCTACTTTCCGATCCCAACACGTCATCGCTAAATTCAGGGAGGAAATGA
- a CDS encoding right-handed parallel beta-helix repeat-containing protein, protein MNPGTGFAGDAESAAIPLQPMIDQARAGDVIRLAPGTYLGPVTIGKSIAIESGGGATIINTSPNSAITIQANGTRLQGLNIRHQGKGETAGIEVHAQSVQLEQLKIRTQRHGIMLRDASKSVIRNNDIAFFADQPVRIGKKGNGIDLYNSQDNQILNNRIAFMKDAIYMEKGRNETVNGNEVSYSRYGIHFMYIDDSRVTHNSGEFNITGAMVMEVSNLDIADNMFRKQSGNVNSQGLLLYDVRESRIDRNVIEGNRVGIYMERAEGNRLAENALLQNFVGIQMIQAKNNLMRRNTFVSNVIEATERESDANRLTENYWDSFQGLDVTNDGLSDIPYRIQPFFQRVIAGNSAYQLFFQSPSMTFLSDIFAAGGKASAADDSPLMKPDLLPSTGRSSNDGGMGVLIIGLILLLTSVFTISLGGIRK, encoded by the coding sequence TTGAATCCAGGTACAGGTTTTGCAGGCGATGCTGAATCCGCTGCCATCCCGCTGCAGCCCATGATTGATCAGGCCCGGGCGGGAGACGTCATTCGATTAGCCCCGGGAACCTACCTTGGTCCAGTCACCATCGGCAAATCCATTGCCATAGAGAGTGGCGGAGGTGCAACCATAATCAATACCAGTCCTAATTCCGCCATTACCATTCAAGCAAACGGGACTCGGCTGCAAGGATTGAATATCCGGCATCAGGGGAAAGGCGAAACGGCCGGTATTGAGGTTCATGCCCAATCGGTCCAATTGGAACAGCTTAAGATCAGGACTCAAAGGCATGGCATCATGCTGCGTGACGCAAGCAAATCCGTGATTCGAAACAATGACATCGCCTTTTTTGCGGATCAGCCCGTTCGCATTGGGAAAAAGGGGAATGGAATCGATCTTTACAACTCTCAGGATAACCAAATCTTAAATAATAGAATCGCTTTTATGAAAGATGCGATTTATATGGAAAAAGGCCGGAATGAAACCGTAAATGGAAATGAGGTTTCTTATTCAAGGTATGGTATCCACTTCATGTACATAGACGACTCCCGCGTAACCCATAATTCAGGCGAATTTAACATTACCGGGGCGATGGTGATGGAGGTTTCGAATTTGGATATCGCGGACAACATGTTCCGAAAACAGAGCGGGAACGTGAACTCCCAGGGGTTGCTGCTGTATGACGTGCGGGAATCCCGGATCGACAGAAATGTGATCGAAGGAAACCGGGTCGGGATTTATATGGAACGGGCTGAGGGGAACCGGCTTGCGGAAAATGCGCTGCTGCAAAACTTCGTGGGCATTCAGATGATCCAGGCCAAGAACAATCTGATGCGCCGCAATACTTTTGTATCCAATGTGATCGAAGCGACGGAGCGGGAGAGCGATGCCAACCGTTTGACGGAAAATTACTGGGATTCCTTTCAAGGACTTGATGTGACGAATGACGGCCTGAGCGATATTCCATACCGCATTCAACCGTTTTTTCAGCGCGTGATTGCCGGAAATAGCGCGTATCAATTGTTTTTCCAATCGCCGAGCATGACTTTTTTAAGCGATATTTTTGCCGCTGGCGGAAAGGCGTCTGCAGCAGATGATTCTCCGCTGATGAAACCGGATCTTCTGCCGTCCACCGGTCGCAGCTCTAATGATGGCGGTATGGGCGTTTTGATTATTGGATTGATTCTACTGTTAACTTCAGTTTTTACCATTAGTTTAGGGGGAATTCGAAAATGA
- a CDS encoding nitrous oxide reductase accessory protein NosL, with amino-acid sequence MKIKRAWMPVAMLALGALMMSACGDKKYEAVSINEDVDICAECKMQVKDDAYATQLTMADGKNYKFDDIGCMENWEKEHAQEKLGMDFVRDYNDKSWIEHDKATYVYDASIRTPMAYGVISFKDKKSAEDFVAKQGAGKIMDAKELEAHDWKQNKDMMKMMMEHEGEGSKHMDGMKDMKDMKDMDEHKEKDGQSDMEDHKKEESHK; translated from the coding sequence ATGAAAATCAAAAGAGCATGGATGCCTGTCGCGATGTTGGCGTTGGGCGCCCTTATGATGAGCGCTTGCGGAGACAAGAAATACGAGGCTGTATCCATCAACGAGGATGTCGATATTTGCGCCGAATGCAAAATGCAGGTGAAGGATGATGCCTACGCCACGCAGCTCACAATGGCGGACGGTAAAAACTATAAATTTGACGACATTGGCTGTATGGAAAACTGGGAAAAGGAACATGCGCAGGAAAAGCTGGGCATGGATTTCGTACGCGATTATAACGATAAATCCTGGATAGAGCATGACAAGGCCACTTATGTATATGATGCTTCCATCCGTACGCCTATGGCATACGGGGTTATCAGCTTTAAGGACAAGAAATCGGCGGAAGACTTCGTTGCCAAGCAAGGAGCCGGTAAAATCATGGATGCCAAAGAGCTGGAAGCCCATGACTGGAAACAAAACAAAGACATGATGAAAATGATGATGGAGCATGAAGGCGAAGGTTCAAAACATATGGATGGAATGAAAGATATGAAAGATATGAAAGATATGGATGAACACAAGGAAAAGGACGGCCAATCCGATATGGAGGATCATAAGAAGGAAGAAAGCCATAAATAA
- a CDS encoding ABC transporter permease: protein MSDLLHVAKREIRIGFRNPWAYSFLVLFSTFSLCLLIINSQNFIQGYSGITGSMLSLTLYLLPLMTLLIGSFSLTSEKEDGSWQLLSTYPLGTLSFVAGKFIGIAVVLLVIVAFGYGLMGVISWVIGANFDIQTFFLFLVFSCLLVLLFLCVAMFIGSISRNRWQALTISVSVWFFAVIGWSTILLSVLNFVPYLWVKPVLTAATFLNPAELVRLFVVIRLGGGSILGPAYYTWVQWIQGPGGSWMFALVCSVWITCSISAVYWAWERGRFRG from the coding sequence ATGTCGGACTTACTGCATGTGGCCAAAAGGGAAATAAGAATTGGATTCCGCAACCCCTGGGCGTATTCTTTTCTGGTCTTATTCAGTACATTTAGCTTATGTTTGCTTATCATCAACTCGCAAAACTTCATTCAGGGATATTCGGGCATTACGGGTTCGATGCTCAGTCTGACCTTATATCTTTTGCCGCTAATGACGCTGCTGATTGGTTCGTTTTCCCTTACCTCGGAAAAGGAGGACGGCAGTTGGCAGCTGCTGTCCACCTATCCGCTTGGCACGCTTTCGTTCGTTGCCGGGAAATTTATCGGGATCGCGGTGGTGCTTCTGGTTATCGTCGCTTTTGGCTACGGTCTGATGGGCGTGATCAGCTGGGTTATAGGCGCAAACTTTGATATTCAAACGTTTTTTCTGTTTTTGGTGTTCTCATGCTTGCTGGTCCTGCTTTTTTTATGTGTGGCGATGTTTATAGGCTCGATATCCCGCAATCGCTGGCAGGCGTTAACCATTTCGGTATCCGTTTGGTTTTTTGCGGTGATCGGCTGGTCTACGATTTTGCTCTCTGTTTTAAACTTTGTTCCCTACCTATGGGTCAAACCGGTTTTGACAGCTGCGACGTTTTTGAATCCGGCCGAGCTGGTGCGGCTGTTTGTTGTGATTCGTTTGGGCGGAGGTTCGATATTGGGACCGGCATATTACACTTGGGTCCAATGGATTCAAGGGCCGGGCGGAAGCTGGATGTTTGCTCTGGTATGCTCGGTCTGGATAACCTGCTCCATTTCTGCCGTCTATTGGGCTTGGGAGAGGGGGCGCTTTCGTGGATAA
- the ccmA gene encoding heme ABC exporter ATP-binding protein CcmA, whose protein sequence is MDKAVVVVEGVSKRIKRQNIVEEISFSLNQGNILALCGGNGAGKSTLLRMIAGMMQPTAGRITVNDLEWKKNRKLYAEQIGYMPDDFQFQHGLTAEETLSFWAALRKVPQERISELLEMVGLEHEKRKKVSSFSKGMRQRLLLAQALLVKPVLLMMDEPTNGLDPFWNRELIKLMKQVRQEGSAVIFSTHQLEAAETAADQVLFLNHGRNVGAGTVEFFQNRYGSLHAAFNDSLGLD, encoded by the coding sequence GTGGATAAAGCAGTCGTTGTAGTAGAGGGAGTATCCAAACGGATCAAGCGGCAAAATATCGTCGAGGAGATATCCTTTTCTCTGAACCAAGGAAACATTCTGGCATTATGCGGCGGGAACGGAGCGGGAAAAAGCACACTGCTGCGAATGATCGCGGGGATGATGCAGCCAACTGCCGGTAGGATTACCGTAAACGATCTGGAATGGAAAAAGAACAGAAAGCTGTATGCGGAGCAAATCGGCTACATGCCCGATGACTTTCAGTTTCAACATGGACTCACCGCTGAGGAAACGTTGTCCTTCTGGGCGGCTTTGCGCAAGGTTCCGCAAGAAAGGATCAGCGAGCTGCTGGAGATGGTCGGACTTGAACATGAAAAGAGAAAGAAAGTGAGTTCCTTCTCCAAAGGAATGCGTCAGCGTTTGCTCCTCGCACAGGCTCTGCTTGTCAAACCGGTTTTGCTGATGATGGATGAACCGACAAACGGCTTGGACCCTTTCTGGAACCGCGAACTGATCAAGCTGATGAAGCAGGTGAGGCAGGAGGGCAGTGCGGTCATTTTTTCCACGCATCAGCTCGAAGCAGCCGAAACTGCAGCGGATCAAGTTCTTTTTCTGAATCATGGGCGCAATGTTGGAGCAGGGACCGTGGAATTCTTTCAAAACCGGTATGGTTCCCTTCATGCAGCATTTAATGATAGTCTGGGACTTGATTAG
- a CDS encoding HAD-IIB family hydrolase yields MKFVFDLDGTLCFQGKPLSDVIINALDELTHCGHGVIFASARPIRDLLPVLPEHMHAYPLVGGNGAFVANNKHIISTVHFEEDVKNEILAIIKNYGLKYLIDSEWDYAYTGSDNHPIRRNVDPQLRAKQVDLATMDIIVKIVLLDIPDHKVILDRLAKLPIVIHEHGNEGILDLSPQGIDKWSGLQQLGLQDRTYVAFGNDANDISMFQHAHTSVMIGNHPELGSYAAEQIPADETSIARRLLAFCRLEETAAASYDRAKSTFR; encoded by the coding sequence ATGAAATTTGTGTTTGATCTGGACGGTACCCTCTGTTTTCAAGGAAAACCGTTAAGCGATGTCATCATTAACGCACTTGATGAGCTAACGCATTGCGGACATGGGGTTATTTTTGCTTCCGCTCGCCCAATCCGCGATCTTCTCCCCGTCCTTCCGGAGCATATGCATGCTTATCCGCTGGTTGGCGGAAACGGCGCTTTTGTCGCTAACAACAAGCATATCATTTCAACGGTTCATTTTGAAGAAGATGTCAAAAACGAAATTTTGGCGATCATTAAAAATTATGGTTTGAAATATTTAATTGACAGCGAGTGGGACTATGCCTATACAGGCAGCGACAACCATCCGATCCGGCGCAACGTCGATCCGCAGCTGCGGGCGAAGCAGGTTGACCTTGCTACCATGGACATCATCGTGAAGATTGTGCTGCTCGATATCCCAGACCACAAGGTCATTTTGGATCGGCTTGCAAAGCTGCCCATCGTTATCCATGAACATGGCAATGAAGGCATTTTGGACCTGAGTCCTCAAGGAATCGATAAATGGAGCGGGCTTCAGCAGTTGGGACTGCAAGACCGGACTTATGTTGCATTCGGAAACGATGCCAATGACATCTCCATGTTTCAGCATGCGCACACTTCGGTCATGATCGGTAACCACCCGGAATTGGGAAGTTATGCAGCCGAACAAATACCTGCCGACGAAACGTCGATTGCCCGCAGATTGCTTGCTTTTTGCAGGTTGGAAGAAACGGCAGCCGCATCGTATGACAGGGCAAAAAGCACATTCCGCTAA